In Trifolium pratense cultivar HEN17-A07 linkage group LG7, ARS_RC_1.1, whole genome shotgun sequence, a genomic segment contains:
- the LOC123899661 gene encoding uncharacterized protein LOC123899661 yields the protein MAFPLCNLNLNLSLLSQSKSRFNDKPFHHTLSSSKPISQCSLFLTSSSSSSSSSLQSSKVAQVNTPSLATQDKQNQHQKDEFYLNLGLAVRTLREDMPLIFIKDLNYDIYRDDVTFLDPLNTFTGIEKYKLIFWALRFHGRILFREIGLDVYRIWQPSENVILIRWNLRGVPRVPWEAKGEFQGTSRYKLDRNGKIYEHKVDNLAFNFPQKMMKPVSVLDLVTACPASPNPTFLWGPLDSNSCSWIEFYQAVKGTLDQERQLLPQDGLATCS from the exons ATGGCTTTTCCTCTATGCAATCTCAATCTCAATCTTTCTCTTTTATCTCAATCCAAATCAAGATTCAATGACAAACCCTTTCACCATACACTTTCATCTTCAAAACCCATTTCTCAATGCTCTTTATTCCtcacttcatcttcttcttcttcttcttcttcacttcaAAGTTCAAAAGTTGCTCAGGTGAATACACCATCATTAGCTACTCAAGATAAACAAAATCAGCATCAGAAAGATGAATTCTATCTAAATCTTGGTCTGGCTGTTAGGACCCTTCGTGAGGATATGCCCTTGATCTTCATCAAAGACCTTAATTATGATATTTATAG GGATGATGTAACATTCCTGGACCCTTTGAACACATTTACCGGTATTGAAAAGTACAAATTGATCTTCTGGGCATTGAGGTTTCATGGTAGAATTTTGTTTCGCGAGATTGGTTTGGACGTATACAGAATATGGCAACCTTCAGAGAATGTGATATTGATCAGGTGGAACTTGAGGGGTGTTCCTAGAGTTCCATGGGAGGCTAAAGGTGAATTTCAGGGTACTTCGCGGTATAAATTGGATAGAAATGGGAAAATTTATGAACACAAAGTTGATAATTTGGCATTCAATTTCCCTCAAAAGATGATGAAACCGGTTTCGGTTTTGGATTTGGTTACTGCTTGCCCTGCAAGTCCAAATCCAACATTTTTATGGGGTCCTTTGGATTCAAACTCTTGTTCGTGGATAGAGTTTTATCAGGCTGTTAAGGGCACATTGGATCAAGAAAGACAGTTATTACCACAAGATGGTTTGGCTACATGTTCATAG